One Bacillus solimangrovi genomic window carries:
- a CDS encoding ubiquinol-cytochrome c reductase iron-sulfur subunit has product MSDKSRVSRRQFLNYTLTGVGGFMAAGMLAPMVRFAVDPLLKETAEGEFVAVTSIDEITNEPKRFDFKVKVVDAWYESEEARSAWVFRQDNGEILAMSPVCTHLGCTVNWAPEGRPQNEFFCPCHDGRYEKNGVNIKGTPPTRPLDVYDHKVEDGKLYLGKAKVREGA; this is encoded by the coding sequence ATGAGCGATAAAAGCCGTGTATCCAGACGTCAATTTTTAAATTATACATTAACTGGCGTTGGAGGATTTATGGCAGCGGGTATGTTAGCACCAATGGTTCGTTTTGCTGTAGACCCGTTGCTAAAAGAGACAGCAGAAGGGGAATTTGTTGCAGTTACATCAATTGATGAAATCACAAATGAACCAAAACGATTTGACTTTAAAGTTAAGGTCGTTGATGCATGGTATGAATCAGAAGAAGCACGTTCGGCATGGGTTTTCCGCCAAGATAACGGTGAGATTCTAGCAATGTCACCTGTATGTACCCATCTTGGTTGTACAGTAAACTGGGCACCAGAGGGACGCCCTCAAAATGAGTTTTTCTGTCCATGTCATGATGGCCGTTATGAGAAGAACGGTGTCAACATTAAGGGTACACCACCGACACGACCACTTGATGTATATGATCACAAAGTGGAAGACGGTAAACTATACTTAGGGAAAGCCAAAGTGCGAGAGGGGGCGTAA
- a CDS encoding YpiF family protein has protein sequence MKWTTEDIDMYFKAKEYVDTAVVLLIPINWQDKIKSSVAGNEFLQLITAELERQFKGRIIVFPSFTYLSSEVIEPRIERLIAWTSELQDNGLPNVFYLTCDINWKEHEMKLGGELLWLPALPLEHVEGKAKQKMLQDQVEQLMPVFMNRWKNTQKDT, from the coding sequence TTGAAATGGACGACAGAGGATATTGATATGTATTTCAAAGCGAAAGAATATGTCGATACAGCAGTCGTATTACTTATCCCAATTAATTGGCAAGATAAAATTAAGTCATCGGTAGCAGGAAACGAATTTTTACAATTGATAACAGCAGAACTAGAACGCCAATTTAAAGGGAGAATCATTGTTTTCCCATCTTTTACATATTTGAGTTCTGAAGTAATAGAGCCTCGAATTGAAAGACTTATAGCATGGACAAGCGAATTACAGGATAACGGTTTACCAAATGTCTTTTACTTAACATGTGATATTAATTGGAAAGAACATGAAATGAAACTTGGAGGAGAGCTGCTTTGGCTACCGGCTTTGCCATTAGAACATGTCGAGGGGAAAGCAAAGCAAAAGATGCTTCAAGACCAAGTGGAACAATTAATGCCAGTATTTATGAACAGATGGAAAAATACTCAAAAAGACACATAG
- a CDS encoding ReoY family proteolytic degradation factor has translation MTTPVSVSEKKDFVRWFLNHFQLKRREGVWILNYLMSHDQLMEKVHFVEQAQHCPRGIIMSTHCVDEIPFRFYKENIMTTDAEKSFHDIRLNREQDIYIQLNFRGAMTTTKYVAVLEENNFIPEHLKINVHDQHLAERFLNEAVISFQKEKLVTEIDKALDEHNEEAFYSLSKQLNELIRKN, from the coding sequence ATGACCACCCCTGTATCGGTGAGCGAAAAAAAGGATTTTGTACGCTGGTTTTTAAATCATTTTCAATTAAAAAGACGTGAAGGTGTTTGGATTTTAAATTATTTAATGAGCCATGATCAGTTAATGGAGAAGGTGCACTTTGTTGAACAAGCACAGCATTGCCCTCGTGGGATCATCATGTCAACACATTGTGTCGATGAAATTCCATTTCGTTTTTATAAAGAAAATATAATGACAACAGATGCAGAGAAGTCATTTCATGATATTCGGCTTAATCGAGAACAAGATATATATATTCAATTAAATTTTAGAGGTGCAATGACAACAACAAAATATGTTGCTGTTTTAGAGGAAAATAATTTTATACCAGAGCATTTAAAAATTAATGTGCATGACCAACATCTTGCTGAACGTTTTTTAAATGAAGCTGTAATCTCTTTTCAAAAAGAAAAACTTGTAACAGAAATTGATAAAGCATTAGATGAGCATAACGAAGAGGCGTTTTATTCCTTGAGTAAACAATTGAATGAACTCATTAGAAAAAACTGA
- a CDS encoding tetratricopeptide repeat protein: MSVLTELEQAIQLVENGEVESGLQKINDIKEKANHAEKHEIAELYIKWGLLDEAKVLIDELVLLYPDEGQLYIDRAEIAIDLEEEEEALEYLLEVKEEDTAYVQALFLMADLYQMQGLDEVAEQKLLEAKKKAPNEVIVDFGLGEFYLSRGDYNKSIPYYERVLKEKEDIGNTNVHLCLAEALSTVGKFEEALEHYEKGLTNRTEIHALFGFGFSAYQIGEYGLAIAKWKELLELDQDYPSLYLYLTHAYENEEMLEEALNTAKKGLAVDELNKELLLAAGKLAIKRQIPEEAEKYLRDAVSIDPGYVEAVVTLSKFFIQQERFEDMVDLLEHVIQFGEYDPQFEWDLAFAKNELEIYSDALKHYENAYTALKNNPTFLEEYGKFMLEEGQHEKAKEAFELAVKIDGSLVHLQEELLRLEDRT, translated from the coding sequence ATGAGTGTCCTAACAGAGCTTGAACAAGCGATTCAATTAGTTGAGAATGGAGAAGTTGAATCAGGTTTACAGAAAATAAATGATATAAAAGAAAAGGCAAATCATGCAGAGAAACATGAAATTGCAGAATTGTATATTAAATGGGGATTGTTAGATGAAGCGAAGGTACTTATTGACGAATTAGTGTTGTTATATCCTGATGAAGGTCAATTGTATATCGACAGAGCGGAAATTGCGATTGATTTAGAAGAAGAAGAAGAAGCACTTGAGTATTTATTAGAGGTAAAAGAAGAAGATACAGCATATGTGCAAGCATTATTTCTGATGGCAGATTTGTATCAAATGCAAGGGTTAGATGAGGTGGCTGAACAAAAGCTCTTAGAAGCAAAGAAAAAGGCACCTAATGAGGTTATAGTTGATTTTGGCTTAGGTGAGTTTTATTTATCTCGAGGAGATTATAATAAGTCAATCCCGTATTATGAACGAGTATTAAAAGAAAAAGAAGACATTGGTAATACAAACGTACACCTTTGTCTAGCTGAAGCGCTAAGTACTGTTGGAAAGTTTGAAGAGGCTCTTGAACATTATGAAAAGGGATTAACGAATAGAACAGAAATACATGCTCTCTTCGGATTTGGATTTTCAGCATATCAAATAGGAGAATATGGTCTAGCGATTGCAAAATGGAAAGAGCTATTAGAGCTTGATCAAGATTATCCATCTTTATATTTATATTTGACACATGCCTATGAGAATGAAGAAATGTTAGAGGAAGCGCTAAACACAGCTAAGAAAGGTTTAGCAGTAGATGAGTTGAATAAAGAATTACTTCTTGCAGCAGGTAAATTGGCGATTAAACGTCAAATACCAGAAGAAGCAGAAAAGTATTTGCGTGATGCAGTGTCAATTGATCCAGGATATGTTGAAGCGGTCGTAACTTTATCGAAATTCTTCATACAGCAAGAGCGTTTTGAAGATATGGTTGATTTATTAGAGCATGTCATTCAATTTGGTGAATATGACCCTCAATTTGAGTGGGACTTAGCATTTGCAAAAAATGAATTAGAAATATATTCGGATGCATTAAAACACTATGAAAACGCATATACTGCTCTTAAGAACAATCCAACATTCTTGGAAGAATACGGGAAGTTTATGCTTGAAGAAGGACAGCATGAAAAAGCTAAAGAAGCTTTTGAATTGGCAGTGAAAATTGACGGTTCACTTGTTCATCTACAAGAGGAGTTGTTAAGACTTGAAGATAGGACATAA